GATCCCAGCCATGGCACGGGCAGGGCGTCCTTAGTAAGCCCGGTAGCCTTAGGGGGGATTGCCGCAGGTGCCGACGGTTTAATGATTGAAGTGCATCCTCAGCCGGAGCTGGCCTTAAGTGACGGGGATCAATCCCTGGACTTTGAGGCTTTTGCTGAACTTATGGAACGAGCCCGGCCGGTGGCGAAGGCTGTGGGACGGGAGATTTAAAAAAATCCCTGAATACCCAAGAATATTGGGGATTTCAGGGATTTTCTATTTTAAGGTGGAAAATAGCACTGTGGCTGGTTGACATGTTGGCTACATCATTCTCTGCCATGAAGGACTCCCGTTCCTCCTCGGGAACTCCCAGGAGGATAATCGCTTGGGTGTAGCTTAAATTCGGAATCGATTCCGAATTTAAGTCAAATCCATGATTAGATCCTGGGTCATTGCAAAAAGCTGCACAGCAAGCCCTACTTAAGAATAGTTGATGTTGAAGAGTTTAAGTTAGCAATTTCAAGAAGTTCTTGTAATCCAATTTGAAGATGGTTGTGCATAATAGAAGCAGCTTTTTCGGGGTTTCTTTCTTCTATAGCGTTAATAATATTATTATGCTGCTCAAAAATTGCAATATCAAAAGATGGATCTTTTTGTATATAAAAAGATCTTATTGAAAATATAAATTGTTCCATAAGGTAAAAAATTGAATCTGCTAAATAATTAAATAATAGGTTATCAGAAATTGAAATTAAATAATAATGAAATTTCTGATCAAAAAATGATTTTTCTTTTTGATCGCTTACATTGTTTAATTTTTCCAGGATATTTTTTAATTGCAAAATATCATTATCTGTAGCTTTCTTAGCAGCAGTTTTTACGCATTCAATTTCTAAAATATATCTTAACTGTAGAATGTCACTTTCCTTTCCGTTATTTAGTTTAAATGCAATAGATAAGGTTTTAATAATCGTTGATTTAACATTATTGGAAACAAATGTCCCATTACCATGTTTACAATCAATTATTCCTAAAAATTCTAAACCTTTTAATGCCTCTCTTAAAGCAGTCCTACTTACGTTTAATTGAACAGTTAATTCACGCTCAGGAGGAAGTCTGTCTCCGCTTTTTAGTGTTCCGCTAATAATCATAGTATAAATTTGGTTAATAATATTTATATAAGCTTTATCATTTTCAACAGATATAAACAAATTAGTCGATCCTTTCTTTCTTTTGTTTATATAAAAGTATTTGGTAATATATAAATTATGGAATATTGGGAAAATTATTAGTTGCATTATTACTGAAAATATCTTATCATTAAATCAATAAAAGTACAAGATAAAATTGGTATGATGACCATACAAATTAACTCGAAACTATTTTTACGATCGCTTTTTAAATCGACATGGGTTATGGCTAGCTATTGCTGAGCTATTACTGGTATTCTGCAAATCTGGTTGGTTGATGATGGACAAATTATATTTCTATTCAAAGTAAATCTACGAAACAATTGGTATGATGAAATTATGATAATAACACTTACACTGTGGCCGTTCATGGTGACTGAGATTATCCATTGCAAATTATCCGAAGTTTGGCGAAAAAAGCTCAAGTCCTAAATTTGGGCCTGATCGTCAGATCGGCAGATAACTAGACTAACTTTGGATAATCCATGTGATCAGAACGTTACTGTTTGCCATATAATTAGTCCCTTAAAAAGGATTTTTATAAAGGGTACAAGGCATGTGACAAATATTAAAGACAGAACAAGAACGTTCACAGGTTCGTGCATAATGTAACCTCAGAAAAGCAGCAAGACATACTTGAGGAAATTATTATTACTACTGAATTTCCAGTTCAACTGTACGAAAAAGCAAAATTCCTCCCACTAAAGTAGGAGGAATGCTATAAGGTTGGTTCAAGGAAACCCTTGGCACAACCGCCTCGGCGAATGCCGGGAGTCTATTTCAATATGGGGAGGTGATTAATCTGAATAAAAACGTAGCAAAAATAGCCAGAGGACAACTAACGGGAGAATTATTATTGTCCCCTAAAATGGATGTTTGGTATAGTATAGGGCTAATCTTATCTGATGCGGAATTAGCTCGTATTGAGAGAATATTGTCAGATGGCATAAGAAGTTAAATTATGAAAGCAGATTAGCACCGTTATGTAAACATATGAAAATTAGGGGATGGAAATTGTGGCAAAACTTAAACTGTACATTGAAAAATGTAAAGCATGCGGATATTGTGTTCCGGCTTGTCCTAAAGATGCTATTTCTCAATCGGATAAGTTTAATAAAAAAGGATTTCTACCTAATACCTTAAGCCAAGTAGACATTAATCCCTTAATTGTATATCCCAAAGGCCAGGGAGTACGAGCAGTTGATGCTTTGATAATTAATAAGTAGCAATTTTAGAAGATCTTATTAACAAATAATTGATTCTTTATATCCTCTATAGGCTTAAATCCCGCTAGGGATCAAATCTGTAGAGGATATAGGAACATGGAACTGGTTGTTAGGAGAAAGAAGGGGAGTGCTTCAACTGGAAAAGGCATATTTGGAAATGATTCTAAATAAACTTCGAACTGTCGTCGGTGAAAAAGATGTTTTATATAAACAAGTTGATTTAGCAACGTATAGAGATTCCGTACATTTATCTGGGCTTCAACCTACAGCAGTTGTTTTCCCAAAAGATACTGGTGAAGTCTCAGAAGTGTTAAAGATTCTTCACCAGTATCAAGTCCCTGTTATTGCCCGGGGAGCAGGAACCAATCTATGCGGTGATACGCTTTCTCTTGACTTATGCATTATTTTAGAATTAGCAAAAATGGATAGGATTTTGGAAGTCAACATCATAGATCGATATGTGGAAGTTGAACCAGGAGTTACCAATATGGAGGTGCAGAATATCCTGAAACCTCACGGATATTTTTTTGCACCAGATCCAGCAAGTATGGGAGTTTCGACAATAGGCGGAAATATAGGTGAAAACGCAGGTGGAATGCGTTGTGTTAAATATGGTGTTACTACTGATAATGTCATCGGACTAGAGATAGTATTGAGTGACGGTCAAGTTATCTTATCTAATGGGCCGTTAGATGGAGATTTTGGATATAATTTGACAGGCTTAATGAATGGTTCTGAGGGTACCTTAGGTGTAATTACCAAAGCATGGTTGCGAATAGTGAAATTACCTGATGAAGTAAAAACACTTGTAGCTGTTTATGCTAATTTGGAAGATGCGGCTAAAACAGTTTCGCAAATTATTGGAAAGGGAATTATTCCCGGTGCGTTGGAGATGATTGACCATCTGGCAATTGAAGCATTAGAGGAAAATATGAATTTGGGATATCCAATAGAAGCAGAAGCTGTTCTACTAATCGAAATAGACGGCTTTTCTGGAACTCTTGAGTCACAAGTAGAAAGAGTTCTATCAATTTGTAAAGAAAATAATGCAACGGAAATTAGAGTTGCAAAAACAGAAGAAGAAAGGCAGCAGTTGTGGCTAGGCCGCCGTGAGGCTCTCAATTGTTTTGTCAGTAAAATGCCTACCTATGCACAAGAAGACGTGGCTGTTCCTCGAACTAAACTTCCTGAAGTGCTCGAAATTATTAAAAAAATAGGCGAAAAGTATTCTTTAGTAATTGCCAGTGTTTGTCATGCTGGAGATGGCAATTTACATCCTACAATTATTTATGATGATAAGGATGAAGAACAAACGAAACAGGCACATTTTGCGTTTGGCGAAATGATGGAGCAGGCCATCGCTCTTGGAGGGACAATTACAGGTGAACATGGGGTTGGCATTGAAAAATTAAAGGGGATGAATTTGCTTTTTTCTGAGGATGAATTGAGTTTTATGTGGCAGCTTAAACTTGCTTTTGATCCTAAAAAAATACTAAATCCAGGAAAAGTTATTCCAGATACTATTTCTAGAATGATGTTAGAGGATCTGGAACAAGTACCTGAAAGTAAAGAGGTAAGTACAACCAGAGAATTGTTTTTCGCTGACTTAGAGAGAGAAGAAATAGGAGAGATCCTCATTAATGAAAAAATCTTAGCTGCCTATTCCCTGGAAGGGAATAAATCATGGTGCGCGATAAGACCAAAAACCGTGACTGAGGTAGCGGCGATTGTAAGATTGGCAACTAAATATGACATTAAAATTCTTCCATGGGGTAGAGGTACAAAAGTATCTATAGGCACACATAGTAAACCATTTGATATTGTTGTAGATATGAGCGGTTTGAATAAGATTATTGAAATTGATACCGAAAATCTTACCGCTACTGTTGAAGCCGGAATCGAGTTCAAGGACTTTCAAGAAGAGTTGTATAAAAAAGGTTATATGTTATCTATAGATCCTTTGGAATCCGGATCTCCGACAATTGGCGGTATTGTAGCAACAAACAGTACCGGTACATTAAGGCTGAAATATAGTAGTTTGAAGAATATCGTTTTAGGTTTAGATGCCGTAATTTCTGGAGGTAAAATCATCCATTACGGTGGAAAGATGATAAAAAATGTAGCTGGTTATGATTTGCGTAAACTGTTTGTAGGGTCTTGGGGCACGCTGGGAATTATTACAAAAATTACTTTGAAATTATCTCCGTTACCGGAAAAAGCGGTATATCGAACCTTTATGACTGACGATTATTCGGCATTTGCAGATTATTTGTTTGCTGTTCAAAAAAAGGATGTTCAGCTTACCAGTTTTGATATTTTTGTGGAAAATTCTAAATACTATATCAATCTTTGTATGAGTGGTCAACACCGATCGGTGGATCGGCAACTGGAAATATTAGATGAAATAGAAATAAATAAATTAGCGTTAATAGATGAAGTTCAAGACCCATATTTTATTGCGGGTAAATCTTTTTTTAATAAATATATACAACCTAATCAATCTAACAAGATTGTTATCAAAAGTTCGATTCGGTTTTCCGATATCACTGCCTGGATTAAAAAAATACAAAGTATTAATCAAGGGGAGGGCAGTTATGTATTTGGGAATGCGGCAAGCGGAATATTATATGCAACCTTTTTCGGTGAAAACATCAGTCTGACTGATTTAATAAGCGATGTTAAGGCTTGCTCTAAAAATGCATTAACGTTTGGAGTGCATACCTTGGAAATTGGCCCTGAAATGTCTTCGATATCTAAAGAAGAGAAATCTTCCGTATCTATTTACCTGCATTTGAAAGAAATGTTAGATCCTAAAGCAATATTTAGCCCAGGTAGAACTATAGGAGGAAGATCAATATGAATGAGTTACGGGCAATTCATGAAATGGTTTCTAAGTGTGCAAGATGTGGGGATTGCCAGTCTGTATGTCCAATATATCGTGAAACAAAACGCGAAGGTTCGGTAGCAAGGGGACGGTTATCGTTGTTGCGTTTTGTTTCTGAAGAAGAACTACCTTTTGATGGTGAAGTAAAGGATAGGATATATGAATGTTTGATGTGTGGAAGTTGTGAGGCAAATTGCTCTTCCAAAGTTCCGGTCACGGATATTTTATTTGCCGCTAAAGAAGCCCTCGCTAAGGGTAAAGGGCCGTTAATTCAACAACTAATGTTTAAACATTTTTTGCCTTATCCAGGGCGTCTGAAGCTAACCAATCGCCTATTGAAAATTTATCAAAATACTGGCTTGAGGGCTCTGTTAAGAAAAAGTGGAATAATAAATGTGCTGGGACCACTAGCTAAGGCAGAAGATATTATTCCCCAAATAACCCCAACTTTTCGAGATCAACAGGGTAAGATGGAGAAAAAACCCAAGAATCCTAAACATAAAATTGGGTTCTTTTTGGGGTGTGCTAGTAATATTTTGAAACCAGATCAGGCAATTGCTGCTGTTAATATGTTGAGGAAAATGGGCTGTCAGGTTGAGGTGCCTGAAACTATTTGTTGTGGATTACCTGTAGTTACGTATGGTCGAAGTGAAATAATCAGAGAATTAGCAAAAAAAAATATTGAAATATTACTGCAAGGAGATTACGAGTATGTTGTATCAGATTGTGTAAGCTGCAGCAGTCAATTAATTCATTATCCTAAGTTTTTTAATGATGACGATCCCTATTATGAAAAAGCACTTGAGTTATCTTCAAAAGTTATCGATTTTGCGCATTTGTTATCAAAAATTGATCAAATGAAAAAACTATCAAACGAAAAACAAACGATTACTTTTCACGTCCCATGTCATATGGCACGAGGCTTGAAAGCAGTGCAGGAATCTAAAGAAATATTAAAATCCATTCAGGGGATCAAATATGTTGAATTACCGGATGCTGATACATGTTGTGGTGCTGCTGGATCATATTTAGCAACGCATCCTGACCTTTCAAAAGCTGTATTGCGGAGAAAAATGGAGAATATTCGAGCAACCGGAGCAAATGTTGTCGTTACTAGCTGCCCGATGTGTGTGATGCAGCTGGAACGTGGCGCCAAGTTATTTGATGTACCTGTTGAAGTAAGGCATCTTGCTGAAATTGTTTCGGAAACATTAAAGTAAAATCACCCTTAGCATTGCCCCGGAAATATCACTGGGGCAATGAATCATACTCATTAAATGAGGGGAAGGCGTTTATTGGACTTAAGAGTTTTTGAGTCTCTGATAGAGTTAGCTAAGTCTAATGAATTATTTAATTAGGGGGAAGCCGGATGGCTAAATTTGATATCGTTATTATTTTTTTGTACTTTGGAGCAATGATTGCAATAGGGATTTTTGCAAATAGAAAGCAAAAGAACATGGAGGATTACTATGTTGGGGGACGAAAAGCAAGTGCTCTTTCTATAATGTCCTTATGGTTGTGTTCCTGGATTGGAGGAGCAGCTATAGTTGGAGGTGCAGGAAAAGCATATGAAATTGGGGTATCTTCCGTTTGGATGGTCTTAACAACCGCAATTGGATGTGTTATTTTTGCTCTAACGTTTGCTTCACTACTTAAAAAGATGGGTGATTATCGTCTTCACCTTACGTATCCAGACCTTATTGAAGACCGTTATGATAACCGGGCTAGGCTCATTGCGACAATAACAACATTACTTGCGTATATAGCCTATACAGCAGGCCAACTTGCTGCCGCAGGTACTATTATCCATACATTAATGGGGTGGAGTTTAGGAACATCCTTTGTGATTGCTGCTTTTGTGGTAATTATGTATACGGCAACAGGAGGCTTTATTGCAGTCACCTATACCGATTGGATACAATTTTCTTTGTTGCTTTTAGGGATAGCTGTTTTAGGGGTACCGATTGCTTGGGGTGCTGTCGGAGGAATTTCCGGTCTGCAAAACCAATTGCCTACATCATATTTTGATATTGGTGCCTGGGGATGGAGAACTATTTTAGGTTTAATGGTTTCTATGGTCTTTAGTTTTTTTACAGCTATGGATAGTTATACTAGAATGTTTTCTGCGAAAGATGTTAAATCGGCGAGAAATGGAACTTTGTTAGCTGCTTTAGGCGTAGTGATAATTGCTTTTTCTGCAACATTCTTGGGAATGAGTGCCAAGGTTTTGTACCCGGATTTAACAGGCGGCGGCGGAGTTGCCATTGCTACTTTAGTGATTCAATTATTTCCTATCGGTCTTAAAGGATTAATAATAGTGGGAATATTAGCTGCAATCATGTCAACTGCAGATATTTGTCTTTTGACCGCTTCAGCTAATTTTACAAGAGATATTTATCAGCGTTATATTAACCCTGCTGCATCGGATAAACACATGTTAAGACTAGGAATGATAAGCTCGTTAGCCATCGGAATTTTGAGCGCTTTTATGGCGTGGAAAATGATGAATATAATTAATATTCTTTATGTGGCATTTACAATTAACTCAGCGGGACTTTTCATTCCAACAATTGCAATCTTTTATTGGAAAAAAGCAAATGCAAATGCAGCTTTCTGGAGTATGACATTATCCCTAATTACAGTGTTAATTTGGTATGTTGGAGGGAGCTTTAGTTGGGGTTCAATATTTAGCTTAGACCCGGTTTGGCCTGGTTTAGCTGTATCTATTCTTGTTTTTGTTAGCTTATCCCATTTATACAATTCTACTGAAATTGGAATTCAAAAAATGGAAATATATAATGATAAGACTTATAGGAAATAAAAAAATATGGTTCTCTACCACTTACCGTTCCGCGAAGGGTCATGGAACCTCTCGTTTCTTCCATGATCCGACATTCTGTAGATGTCTTTATGGTAAAATATCCCATCATCCCGTTCGGTCTTACCAATGTAAGCTCATGTTCTAACAAAACTTGCGGTTATCGAATCAAAGAGCAATGAACTTGCAGTAAGAGAAAGTGTGGCATAAGCTAAGAACTATGCAGCGAAGCTGCAATTGGATTATACCTATGCCAATAATGGCAAAGAGATTTATCAGATAGGTATGAATACAAAGTTTTCTCTGCTCTTTTCTTTTAGAAACAGGACGTATGGGAGGGGTTGTTTTGGAAATGAAAATTGGAGAATTAACAAAAAGAAATTTTGCCACTTGTCTTGGTTCCCAAACCATAGGTGCGTTGTTAGAAGAAATATATTATAAACCCCTTAGTTATGTCCTGGTTATGACGGGTAAGACAGTTAGCAGGGTGTTCCATATTCCGGATTTGTACTGGGGAATGCCATTGGGAGAAAAAAATACTTTAGATAATATTTCAGGTTCAAAAGAATTTATTGAGCTTTCTGCCAAGGAAGACATTGGGGTTTTATTAAATATGGAACATGATTTGGCTGTGGTTTTTGATGATGACCATCAGCCTTTGGGTGTGATTGATAATGTGCCGATGATAAACAAATTACTACAATTTAAACGTTCGCGCAATAAACAAATAGGATTAGACTATTATGAATTTGATAATATTATTGATTCCTTGGATGTAGATGTTTTTATCACGGATGGAGAGGGGTATATTCTTTTTCTCAACCCGGCGGCAGAAAAGGTCTGCGGCATTATGAAAGAAGAGGTTATTGGCAAACACGTCACAGATCTGGAAAAAGAAAATTTGATCTCGAAAAGTATTACTATGGAAGTGATTAAGAATCGCAAAAAAATAAATATTCTGCAAAAGATGAATACGGGAAAGACGGTCTTGAGCTCGGCTATCCCTATTTTTAATGAAGCAGGAGAAGTAAGCCGGGTTCTATCCACTTCTAATAATGTAGCAGACATGAATGAGCTGTTGAAAAGAATTGAAAAGCAAAATCAAGAGTTGGTCGTTAAAGAGCAACAGCTGGATTTAATGCGGGAGGCAGTGTTTGGCAGGAACAATTATGCTTGCTTCAGCAAAGGAATGGAAGAGATTAAAGAAACCGTGATAAAAATCGCTCCCACGGATTTAACGGTTTTGATTCAAGGAGAATCTGGGGTTGGCAAGGAAGTGGTTGCTAAATTGGTGCACAGCCTCAGCTCACGAACTAAGCATCCTTTGGTAAAAATTAATTGTGGCTTGATTCCTGAGAACCTAATTGAATCCGAATTATTCGGATACGAAAGCGGCGCTTTTACTGGTGCCAATAAAGCCGGAAAGATTGGTAAAATCGAGATGGCTGATCAAGGGACCCTCTTCTTGGATGAAATTGGGGAAATGCCTTTGCTCCTGCAGGTAAAGTTACTGGAATTCCTTCAGGATCGGGAGATCACTAGGGTTGGTGGTACCAAAAGGATCAACATTGATACCCGGATTATCGCAGCAACGAATCGGGATTTGAAAGAAATGGTTCAACAGGGAAAGTTTCGGGAGGATCTTTATTATCGATTAAATGTTTTTCCCTTGCGAATTGCCCCTCTGAGGGAGAGAGCAGAAGATATTTTGACATTTGCTGAATATTTTTTGGGGAAATTCAACGATAAATATATACTAAATAAGAAAATGGCCCCGGATGCTCTGGACTTATTAGCCAAATATAATTGGCCGGGCAATGTCAGGGAATTTGAACATGTCATGGAAAGAGCCGTTGTCATTAGCAATACCGATCTGATTGCAGCAGCCGAAATAAATGTTTTAATAGATATCAAACAGGAAAGCGGAGGTAAGATTTTTTCGACCGGTCTGATGCCCTGGAAGGTGGCAAAAAAAGAACTGGAAAAGCAATTAATAAAAAGAGCATATGATATATATAAATCCACTTATAAGGCCGCGGAAGCTTTAGATGTTTGCCAATCCACAGTGGCTAAAATGCTGAAAAACATGGCTGAGTAAATTTTTACTTAGATAAGTAAAAGAATACTTAGGAGGAAAAGCCCTGGTATATAGACTTATATCTGAAAATTGCAAATAATGAATAAAAAATTCATTACGTGTATTTATAGCTTTTGGAAAAACCATGGAATAGAGCAGTATATGTAGGAGAAAAAAGGTTGGCAAGCTTCTTGCACTAATTATGAGTACCCAGTTGTTCATCTCAAATAATGGAGGTGAGTTTCCTTGGCTCTTAAGGAGGCTACTTGGGAAATGATACCAAACCGGAAAATACCAACAGGGAAGGGGTTTTAGATGTTAATTGTAGGGGAATTAATCAATACCAGTATATAATGCTTATCTAGGATAATGCGGACAAGTGATGATGTACAAGTCTGCTACTCGACAGCACTTGCTGTCTAATCCTGACTTTGCCGACATACTGTTTTCCCCCAGAGGCTTTCGCATGAGGTAAGTCGGTTGTCTTACACCGCATCGCAGAAGCGATGATTTCCATGAAATATATATGAAGCGCCAACGTGCGCACAAAAGGAGGACTAGATTATGAATAATTTAAAAAAGTGGTTGGCTCTTTTTGCTCTTTCCTTCGGATATGCCTCTATTTTTATGATTCCCTATGCAAAATACGTGTTTTACGATCCTATGATGAAAGCTTTGAATTGTACCAATTTGGAGTTGGGGGCTTTGGTCTCTGTGTATGTTTTTGTTGGAATTTTTACATTTGTTCCGGGAGGATGGCTTGCAGATCGCTTTTCAGCAAGAAAAATCATAACCATTTCTTTGGTAGCCCAAGGAATTTTTACAATCTGGTTTGGGTTGGCAATGACTATGACTGTAGCCTGGATTGTTTGGATTAGTTTTGCCTTTACCAATTGTTTTGCATATTGGTCGGCTGTTATCAAAGGTGTGAGATTACTGGGAGATGAGAAAAACCAAGGTAAAACATATGGACTCTTTGAAGCCGGCTTTGGGTTGTCCAGTGTAATTGTTGGCTCTATTGCCCTTGCTGTTTTTGGCAGGTATACGGACCAAATAGAAGGCTTTAAAATGGTAGTGTTCGTATATTCTGGATTATGTATTTTGGCAGGGATTCTTACTTGGAGCTTATATGATGAGTATATGGTTGAAACCAAAGAAGTGGCACCTAAAGTAGGTCTCAAGGACGTATTTTATGTTTTAAAACAACCCATTGTTTGGTTAATTGCGATCGTAATTATGACAACATACGGGTTATTTGTCGGGCAGACTTACCTGACTCCCTATTTGACTGCAGTTGTAGGTATTACGGTCACATTTTCCGGAGCACTGTCGCTCATCAGGTCCTATGGTGTGAAATTATTTGCTGGCCCTCTAGGGGGAATTATTGCTGATAAAATGAAATCTCCTAGTCGAATGTTAGCTGTTGGATATGTGATAATCATGGTGTTCTTAGTTATATTCCTTAATTTATCTGGTGAACCATCCTTGAACATTGTTATTGCCTTAATGATGACGATCGCCGTTGTGGGAGCTGGAATGAAGGGTGTCATGTGGTCTATTGTTACAGAAGCTAATGTTCCTCGTCATTATACTGGTTTAGCCATTGGGACAGCTTCCATTATCGGATATCTTGCGGATATTGTTTTAGGACCACTATTTGGCTATTGGATGGATACTTACGGAAATGCCGGATATAATTATCAGTTTGCCTTACTGATTGGCGTGTGTGTTGCGGGTTTTGCAGCTGCATTGGGTATTATTATATTGAAGAATAAGGCATTTTTAACGGAGGATGCTGGGAACGCTAGAAAGAAGATATCAGCATAAACATGATAAGATTAATTAATCTAAAGGTTGCCAAAATTATCATGACAAGATACTTTTTTGATTTAACAATACTTGGTTTTTACCGGAAATAAACTGCTGCTAAAATACTTGTCTTTTTGGCGGCAGTCCTTCTTCCATGAATCCGTGAATTCGTTTTATGACCACATATGACCTCTTTTTTGGCTACAACTTCAATTATCCGAACACAGGTGCGGGAGGCTTCGCCATTATCCCAACCAACGTTAGATCATTGCTGGTGTAATATTGTGTCGATGGGGCGGCGGAGTTAACATAGGTGTCAAGCTCCGTTGAGCCGATATCCGTCCATCAGTTAACAGTCGTTAGAGGGATCGATTACGATTAGAAAAGCTCTTTCGGGATCAGAGATCCAAGCTGCATCAGGGGTTAGGGTTACTGTATAGACGTTAGGATTCTTGGTTGGTGTAACATCTATGGTAACCGCCTGACTGGTCTGCTGGTTATGGTCATACATATAAGAACGAGGGAACATATTTGGTGTCTCTGCCCTTGGTATCTTTAAGGCCAAAAGAGCCATCCTCTTGAGGAATGGGGGTTAACCCGGTCAGTATTAATTTGAAGGAGAAAGAGGCCGTCGTTTTAGCATCTTTTAAAATAATGTTCTCCTTAAGCCCGTCGGAAAAAGGTTGATATTGTAAATCTGTGCTTTTCAGGATATCGGGAAAAGTTACAGAATTTGAGTCGTTTAGAGCAGTACTTTTCGAAGCGTTGTTCATGTACTAAGCCAGCGTACTGTTTTTATCCGGTTTTAGTTTGGCCAGGAAGGCCCTCTTGAGAGTCTTTAGCAAATTGAGGCTGAAATGGGTTGTCTTGACTGCGAAAAGCAAAGGTTTTGTTGGCAGAAGAGGACTCGATTTTGTTAGAGATATCTCTTGCCATTTGCCAACTGAAAATTTAGGGTTGTAGAGACAGCTCTTTGTATGGTAATATAGGTCTAATTTAATTGTTTTTGTTTAAAAAAGCTTTGTTTGGCAAAGCTTAAGTAGGATGGATACTCGTAGCAGATGTATTAGTAAGAATAGTAGGATGGGAGCGATTGGAAATCGAGGCACCCTCTATTCAGGGTGCCTTTTTGTTGATTCCAAGGCAGGAATTAAGCGGGTAGGCAAGAGACCGGGATAGACAAGTAAAAAAGTGTCTTTTTAAGGTCTCC
This Desulfosporosinus orientis DSM 765 DNA region includes the following protein-coding sequences:
- a CDS encoding sigma-54 interaction domain-containing protein, yielding MKIGELTKRNFATCLGSQTIGALLEEIYYKPLSYVLVMTGKTVSRVFHIPDLYWGMPLGEKNTLDNISGSKEFIELSAKEDIGVLLNMEHDLAVVFDDDHQPLGVIDNVPMINKLLQFKRSRNKQIGLDYYEFDNIIDSLDVDVFITDGEGYILFLNPAAEKVCGIMKEEVIGKHVTDLEKENLISKSITMEVIKNRKKINILQKMNTGKTVLSSAIPIFNEAGEVSRVLSTSNNVADMNELLKRIEKQNQELVVKEQQLDLMREAVFGRNNYACFSKGMEEIKETVIKIAPTDLTVLIQGESGVGKEVVAKLVHSLSSRTKHPLVKINCGLIPENLIESELFGYESGAFTGANKAGKIGKIEMADQGTLFLDEIGEMPLLLQVKLLEFLQDREITRVGGTKRINIDTRIIAATNRDLKEMVQQGKFREDLYYRLNVFPLRIAPLRERAEDILTFAEYFLGKFNDKYILNKKMAPDALDLLAKYNWPGNVREFEHVMERAVVISNTDLIAAAEINVLIDIKQESGGKIFSTGLMPWKVAKKELEKQLIKRAYDIYKSTYKAAEALDVCQSTVAKMLKNMAE
- a CDS encoding MFS transporter, with the translated sequence MNNLKKWLALFALSFGYASIFMIPYAKYVFYDPMMKALNCTNLELGALVSVYVFVGIFTFVPGGWLADRFSARKIITISLVAQGIFTIWFGLAMTMTVAWIVWISFAFTNCFAYWSAVIKGVRLLGDEKNQGKTYGLFEAGFGLSSVIVGSIALAVFGRYTDQIEGFKMVVFVYSGLCILAGILTWSLYDEYMVETKEVAPKVGLKDVFYVLKQPIVWLIAIVIMTTYGLFVGQTYLTPYLTAVVGITVTFSGALSLIRSYGVKLFAGPLGGIIADKMKSPSRMLAVGYVIIMVFLVIFLNLSGEPSLNIVIALMMTIAVVGAGMKGVMWSIVTEANVPRHYTGLAIGTASIIGYLADIVLGPLFGYWMDTYGNAGYNYQFALLIGVCVAGFAAALGIIILKNKAFLTEDAGNARKKISA